The Alcanivorax sediminis genome window below encodes:
- a CDS encoding DUF6990 domain-containing protein: MEIVDAFVRLGWSFRKDSAGSICLCVSRDGEVLEAIYQFKKTLNCEILSLSLGCCSDEFDEIAEKIYGKKRSRLYLSQEEIKKSSEIIGVEDVLFLDKEAKAWWAAQDNGLQIKKWSERVASGGLNQLMHVSALAFLGDFNRLMDYRESFINGKSPYFVPMITEEMLARAVDVAVYRA, translated from the coding sequence ATGGAAATCGTAGATGCTTTCGTGAGGCTGGGCTGGTCGTTTCGAAAAGATTCGGCAGGGTCTATCTGTTTATGTGTTTCAAGAGATGGAGAGGTTTTGGAGGCAATCTACCAATTCAAAAAAACATTAAATTGTGAAATTTTGTCTTTGAGTTTGGGTTGCTGTTCCGATGAGTTTGATGAGATTGCGGAAAAAATTTATGGTAAAAAACGGTCGCGGTTATATCTTTCTCAGGAAGAAATCAAAAAATCTTCAGAAATCATCGGCGTTGAGGATGTTTTGTTTCTTGATAAAGAAGCCAAGGCTTGGTGGGCCGCTCAAGATAATGGTTTGCAAATTAAAAAATGGTCAGAGCGGGTTGCCAGTGGAGGGCTTAATCAGTTGATGCATGTTTCAGCATTGGCCTTTTTAGGGGATTTTAATCGGCTGATGGATTATAGAGAGTCCTTTATTAATGGAAAGAGCCCTTATTTTGTTCCTATGATTACTGAAGAGATGCTCGCTCGGGCTGTTGACGTTGCTGTGTACAGAGCATAG
- a CDS encoding two-partner secretion domain-containing protein: protein MPKSDQHASIVQRSLVYGLSLLLIWQPMLVAAAEAVSPTHSTNGRPTLDQAANGVPIVNIQNPNGQGVSQNFYNDLNVSSQGLILNNSRQLTQTQLGGYIEGNPNLTNGSASVILNEVIGTNPSSLKGYMEVGGARADVIVANPNGITCNGCGFINTSHATLTTGTAIMEGGRLQGFDVQGGNILIGENGLNASNTDRFDLIARSVRVTGQIHAKELNVVTGLQTVDRESLETSANSVGGEIPEFAIDSTALGGMYANRIRLIANEDGVGVRLDAPVAAQSGDMYLSANGKLSLSDASATGNMQIASTGDIDLNGRTVAGEQMLLQGNSLSVLSEQVSARQLAVAAEELQVSDGSALYATETLSLETETLTNLGEIAGTDVNVSVASALENQGDILADSTLLASADSISNAGTIRAGDGIAVTVEGNLANDGEIISGGDSALQSVSADIQNRGIITAETSLSVSANNITNSTGSILRSQDQLILAAQNTIQNSGNVVGKSLLDISAQGVTNLRNLDAVDGDGVLGSEQNLLIQSDTLQNRGGALIGSGGDMSLLIADELINETSSIQALGSIYIGADYPMVSEDMTPEEVEAALDLAKNNLVRNDQGEIVSMNGDITIFTRHLDNSREINVSKDYNVSAADLLEANWLALQDGDPSNDIIKLMAANAELTLDDWAFIFDPNVYQIPLYASSSSPRHASVNYWLTQYTNYLNNSLGAGLSTSQIEAIRKELVGVVTYVDNGPRAPSYYEYSGTSESTAINVGGAKNPLAETMWIIARVTQIIKDIAPAKYDAMLVRTKDRLANHMGTLNVWQSACGEGRFDWRGGGEACDNNYVKYYQFGNNRYDDVIDPDSDNSPSLISSGRNMSIYADVIDNRYSTLASVGDMRLEGDTLLNESFRLQRHFNVRSGWKSWHNFKHNPDPGWMPWEYTSYRDKSVDLLDENGNPTVINSVIAAGGSVIGSLKDSIENAELTRDDEGFEFDQDEYSLDETQDTGGEDTGGGAEPPEDYVDWGGSDIARVINTITSRTLELLDRHNSLFSINLDPNHPYLIETNPLFSSMDGFLGSSYLIDRLGLTPNVTTKRLGDSYYETQLIRDAIIAATGTRFLDPDFESDKEQFSWLMNNAVAAAEVLELSVGVSLMPDQVNALQHDIVWMEEKVVAGHSVLVPVLYLAPGSADLTREGSVISGNSIQLEAEGIGNSGVIAAAQDMTLIAGDKGVVNHQGALQAGGLLLVDSEGDIKNQSGTILGRDIALQSQGSIINEVDSALIEETRQGDKYWRTEYGEASNIEATGNVTLNAGEHIVVTGSRIAGENIGLQAAGNIQIESLAVREGFDGRHAAGEYQESEVRQLASTIEASMDVVATAGNSIGIIGSDISAGNNIALTALTGDILIRAAANESYENYHFEDSEEEKQITNSTVNQRQSAINAGGSLDIKASEGNLIAIASHLQSGGDMSLSAGGDIAFLAAQNSSYHLFENNKDGDYGAKSTKRDEIQSVTNVGTTLSAGGNLTIKSDGDQRYQAARLESGGDISIVSGGHITFEAVKDLYRESHESSQGDLSWNQMSSEGRTDETVLQSEIVAQGNLAIQAAEGLSIDLKDIDQGTVSEMIDGMVANNPDLAWLKEAEARGDVDWNRVQEIHDSWDESSQSMGVATTLIVSIVMAAVTAGAASAAIGSAAGASAGSGSLMAAASATGAAGVGNVAATAMAVSASTTLVTNTINNGGRVDAALKSMDNSETYQGLGVTGLTAGLTVGLDAMFNKYATFGREGAVNSDTINGLTKGFNLDTVSGMAGFTLHNAAQAGLNAGVSSTIYGTSFTDALNANLESQGNNVLSALAFNQVGNAADFLTEGAGIRKDTFTYGLFVEGGLGRTAMHSTVGGAITNITSGDFATGAAAAGLNQLLSTPLSGAANAIGGSQNVNAWRTAGAQLAGLAGAVAVDGNVNDGAWIAKQADAYNRQLHREELKLIKVSYKEYAEEYGLSEGEALKELTEQAMAMVDEEWNKELFIDPKSGERAEAWLNQLGAGQDIQSADGQATGQQYFSATHEQYKNQLLNLGQVTAADAAYNPFQYADGNVNNVLQAAAHDSSSLNSADAAYKLINQLYGGNHQAFVDDAKALVPTLMGQFQAAKDDLRAIQDANPGMSTEALMATQAYHDLKHLQQSLLYSANLLNNPALPQDDLELDDMRRGVNLYNTTIALGLGNGANRLPNIKVLNRLDDLLEARIVKPTESMPIGKLPSGYTRNADGSITGPRNGRYEPVGADDNGLLVYKDSGGSYYSLSGGVKVKVQNPAGQPDVNILQHREHHDTYVADISAQLQSQGYRVKNDVMFTSACSSDSCKPDIVFVRPGQELVGGIIEIKTGNATNSSGQSFIYPQVSSGDAVPSGALAQSLGLDAGVPLKDQGYPNGIPVYQITVPGL from the coding sequence ATGCCGAAATCTGATCAACACGCGTCCATTGTGCAACGCAGCCTGGTCTATGGTCTGTCATTACTGCTGATCTGGCAGCCGATGTTGGTGGCTGCCGCAGAAGCCGTGAGCCCAACGCACTCCACCAATGGCCGCCCCACACTGGATCAAGCCGCCAATGGCGTGCCCATCGTCAATATCCAGAACCCCAATGGCCAGGGTGTCTCGCAGAATTTCTACAACGATCTCAATGTGAGCAGCCAGGGCCTGATTCTGAATAACAGCCGCCAGCTTACCCAGACCCAATTGGGCGGCTATATCGAGGGTAACCCGAATCTCACCAATGGCTCTGCCAGCGTAATCCTGAATGAAGTGATCGGCACCAACCCGTCCAGTCTGAAAGGCTATATGGAAGTCGGTGGCGCCCGGGCGGATGTAATTGTCGCCAACCCCAATGGCATTACCTGTAACGGTTGCGGCTTTATCAATACCAGCCATGCCACGCTGACCACCGGCACGGCGATCATGGAAGGAGGGCGGCTGCAGGGCTTTGATGTACAGGGAGGCAACATCCTTATTGGTGAAAATGGTCTCAATGCCTCCAATACGGATCGCTTTGATTTGATTGCCCGCTCTGTGAGGGTGACAGGTCAGATTCATGCCAAGGAACTTAATGTCGTTACTGGTTTACAGACAGTGGACCGCGAAAGCCTGGAAACATCAGCGAATTCGGTGGGTGGAGAGATTCCTGAATTTGCTATTGATTCCACTGCTCTGGGTGGGATGTATGCCAACAGGATCCGCCTTATCGCCAATGAAGATGGTGTCGGAGTAAGGCTGGATGCTCCTGTCGCCGCACAAAGCGGGGATATGTACCTCTCAGCAAACGGGAAGCTGTCCCTTTCTGACGCCAGTGCAACGGGCAATATGCAGATCGCCAGTACCGGCGACATCGACCTGAATGGGCGCACCGTTGCTGGTGAGCAGATGTTGTTGCAAGGCAATTCGTTATCTGTGCTCTCAGAGCAGGTGAGTGCCAGGCAGCTTGCAGTAGCAGCGGAAGAGCTTCAGGTCAGCGATGGCTCAGCGCTGTACGCGACGGAAACGTTGTCGCTGGAAACCGAAACGCTAACCAATCTTGGCGAGATCGCGGGCACTGATGTGAACGTGTCTGTGGCCTCGGCGCTGGAAAATCAGGGCGACATTCTGGCGGATTCGACATTGCTGGCTAGCGCTGACTCCATTTCAAACGCTGGAACAATTCGTGCTGGTGATGGAATTGCCGTTACTGTTGAGGGCAATCTTGCTAATGACGGCGAGATCATCTCCGGTGGAGATTCTGCCTTGCAGAGCGTGTCAGCAGATATTCAGAATCGCGGCATTATCACGGCTGAGACCAGCCTGTCTGTAAGCGCGAACAATATCACCAACAGTACAGGGAGCATTCTTCGCTCTCAGGATCAATTGATCCTTGCGGCCCAAAACACGATACAAAATTCAGGTAATGTCGTTGGAAAGAGTCTGCTGGATATTTCTGCCCAAGGTGTGACTAATCTGCGAAATCTTGACGCGGTTGATGGCGACGGGGTACTGGGTTCTGAACAAAATCTCCTGATTCAGTCAGACACGCTGCAAAACCGGGGCGGAGCCCTGATTGGCTCCGGTGGTGACATGTCCCTGTTGATTGCCGATGAGTTGATCAATGAGACGTCGAGCATTCAGGCGCTGGGAAGTATCTATATAGGGGCAGACTACCCTATGGTTTCAGAGGATATGACCCCAGAGGAAGTTGAGGCAGCACTGGATCTGGCAAAAAACAATCTCGTCAGAAATGACCAGGGTGAAATTGTCTCCATGAACGGGGATATCACGATTTTTACCCGACACCTTGATAACAGTCGCGAAATAAACGTGAGCAAAGACTACAACGTATCAGCGGCAGATCTTCTGGAAGCAAACTGGCTGGCGCTGCAGGACGGTGATCCATCCAATGACATTATCAAGTTGATGGCGGCTAATGCGGAGCTAACCCTTGATGATTGGGCGTTCATCTTTGATCCGAACGTTTATCAGATCCCGCTATACGCCTCCTCATCCAGTCCGCGTCATGCATCGGTTAACTATTGGTTGACCCAGTACACCAATTATCTGAATAACTCGCTGGGCGCGGGGTTGTCTACTTCGCAGATTGAAGCAATCCGAAAGGAGCTGGTCGGGGTAGTGACCTATGTAGACAATGGCCCTCGAGCGCCCAGCTATTACGAGTATTCGGGTACGAGTGAATCGACAGCCATTAATGTTGGGGGAGCCAAAAACCCGTTAGCAGAAACCATGTGGATCATCGCGCGGGTTACGCAAATCATTAAGGATATTGCGCCTGCGAAATATGATGCCATGCTAGTCAGGACTAAAGATCGGTTGGCAAATCACATGGGGACGCTAAATGTTTGGCAGTCTGCCTGTGGCGAAGGCCGCTTTGATTGGCGCGGTGGAGGGGAGGCCTGTGATAATAATTACGTTAAATATTACCAGTTTGGGAATAATCGATACGACGATGTAATCGATCCGGATTCTGACAACTCGCCTTCGTTGATATCATCTGGCCGTAATATGAGCATCTACGCCGATGTTATCGATAACCGATACAGCACGCTGGCATCTGTGGGCGATATGCGCCTGGAAGGTGACACGCTTCTCAATGAAAGTTTTCGCTTGCAGAGGCATTTCAATGTGCGATCTGGTTGGAAAAGCTGGCACAACTTTAAGCACAACCCGGACCCAGGTTGGATGCCTTGGGAGTACACCAGTTACCGGGATAAGTCGGTCGATTTGCTGGATGAAAATGGTAATCCGACGGTCATCAACAGTGTTATTGCCGCAGGTGGAAGTGTTATCGGCAGCTTGAAAGATAGCATCGAAAACGCGGAGCTTACCCGTGATGATGAAGGCTTCGAGTTTGATCAGGATGAATATTCGCTTGACGAAACCCAGGATACGGGCGGTGAGGATACCGGGGGTGGCGCCGAGCCGCCGGAAGATTATGTTGATTGGGGCGGTAGTGATATTGCACGTGTCATCAACACCATCACCTCTAGAACGCTTGAGTTACTGGATCGTCACAATAGCCTCTTTTCGATCAATCTCGATCCGAACCACCCCTATCTGATTGAAACCAATCCGCTGTTTTCCAGCATGGATGGGTTTCTGGGTTCTTCGTACCTGATCGACCGGCTGGGTCTTACACCCAATGTCACGACCAAACGCTTGGGGGACAGTTATTACGAAACCCAACTCATTCGTGATGCCATCATTGCGGCAACAGGAACACGCTTCCTCGACCCTGACTTCGAAAGCGACAAGGAGCAGTTCAGCTGGCTGATGAATAACGCCGTTGCCGCTGCTGAAGTGCTGGAGCTGTCGGTTGGCGTCAGCCTGATGCCAGATCAAGTGAACGCTCTCCAGCACGACATCGTCTGGATGGAAGAAAAAGTAGTGGCTGGCCACAGCGTGCTGGTGCCTGTGCTATATCTTGCTCCTGGTAGTGCAGATCTCACCCGCGAGGGCTCCGTGATATCCGGTAACAGCATTCAGCTTGAAGCAGAGGGTATCGGCAATAGCGGGGTGATTGCTGCAGCACAGGATATGACGCTTATCGCCGGGGATAAAGGGGTGGTGAACCATCAGGGTGCGTTGCAGGCCGGTGGATTGCTGCTGGTAGACAGTGAAGGCGATATCAAGAACCAGAGCGGCACTATTCTGGGTAGGGATATCGCGCTGCAAAGCCAGGGTAGCATTATCAACGAAGTAGACTCTGCGTTGATTGAAGAAACACGTCAGGGGGATAAATACTGGCGCACCGAATATGGTGAGGCCAGCAATATCGAGGCAACCGGTAATGTCACCCTGAATGCAGGTGAGCATATCGTGGTTACCGGTAGCCGGATTGCGGGTGAGAACATCGGGTTGCAGGCTGCAGGGAATATTCAGATTGAGAGCCTGGCAGTGAGAGAGGGCTTTGATGGGCGACATGCAGCAGGTGAGTACCAAGAAAGTGAAGTAAGGCAGCTGGCCAGCACCATTGAGGCTTCCATGGATGTGGTGGCCACAGCGGGTAATAGCATTGGCATCATCGGCTCGGATATCTCTGCAGGTAACAACATCGCCTTGACGGCATTGACCGGCGACATCCTGATCCGTGCTGCTGCGAATGAGTCGTACGAGAACTACCATTTCGAAGATAGCGAAGAAGAAAAACAGATCACCAATAGCACGGTTAACCAGCGCCAAAGCGCCATTAATGCTGGCGGCAGCCTGGATATCAAAGCCTCCGAAGGCAACCTCATCGCTATTGCCAGCCACCTGCAAAGCGGTGGCGATATGTCACTGTCTGCGGGTGGCGATATCGCCTTCCTGGCAGCGCAGAACTCCAGTTATCACTTGTTTGAGAATAATAAAGACGGTGACTACGGGGCAAAGAGCACCAAGCGAGATGAAATTCAGTCGGTAACCAATGTTGGCACCACCCTGAGTGCAGGCGGAAACCTGACCATCAAAAGTGATGGTGACCAGCGTTATCAGGCGGCCAGGCTTGAAAGCGGCGGTGATATCAGCATTGTGAGTGGCGGCCACATCACGTTCGAAGCAGTCAAAGATCTTTACCGCGAATCTCATGAAAGTAGTCAGGGTGATTTATCCTGGAACCAGATGTCCAGTGAAGGCCGTACTGATGAAACCGTGCTGCAGTCCGAGATCGTCGCCCAGGGTAATCTGGCCATCCAGGCAGCGGAAGGCTTGAGTATTGACCTCAAAGACATTGATCAGGGCACGGTCAGTGAAATGATCGACGGCATGGTCGCGAATAACCCGGATCTGGCCTGGTTGAAGGAGGCGGAAGCCCGGGGGGATGTGGACTGGAATCGAGTCCAGGAAATCCACGATAGCTGGGATGAAAGTAGCCAGAGCATGGGGGTGGCGACAACGCTGATCGTGTCCATTGTGATGGCAGCGGTAACGGCCGGTGCAGCTAGTGCGGCGATTGGTTCGGCAGCGGGCGCTTCAGCAGGCTCTGGGTCATTGATGGCTGCAGCATCGGCAACAGGAGCAGCGGGCGTTGGCAACGTTGCTGCAACCGCAATGGCAGTGAGTGCCTCCACGACACTAGTAACTAACACCATTAATAATGGAGGTCGTGTAGATGCTGCGTTGAAGAGCATGGATAACTCCGAGACCTATCAGGGGCTAGGGGTCACCGGTCTTACCGCGGGCCTGACGGTCGGCCTGGATGCCATGTTCAACAAGTATGCCACGTTTGGCCGCGAAGGGGCGGTAAATTCAGACACGATTAATGGTCTGACGAAAGGCTTTAATCTGGATACTGTCTCCGGAATGGCTGGCTTCACTCTGCACAATGCGGCTCAGGCTGGCCTGAATGCTGGCGTTAGCAGCACGATCTATGGAACGAGCTTTACCGATGCGTTGAATGCGAATCTGGAGAGTCAGGGCAACAACGTGCTTTCTGCTTTGGCGTTTAATCAAGTAGGTAATGCTGCTGATTTTCTTACAGAGGGTGCAGGCATTCGCAAGGATACCTTTACCTATGGACTTTTCGTAGAGGGAGGCTTGGGTCGAACGGCCATGCATTCCACGGTAGGCGGCGCGATTACAAACATCACCAGCGGCGATTTTGCAACTGGTGCGGCTGCAGCAGGTCTGAATCAGCTGTTGTCTACTCCTCTGTCTGGCGCGGCAAATGCCATTGGAGGTAGCCAAAATGTGAATGCTTGGCGAACTGCCGGGGCACAACTGGCAGGCCTTGCAGGTGCGGTGGCAGTAGATGGAAACGTCAATGATGGGGCCTGGATTGCTAAACAAGCGGATGCGTATAACCGGCAGCTGCATCGGGAGGAGCTTAAGTTAATCAAAGTTAGCTACAAGGAATATGCGGAAGAATATGGTCTATCAGAAGGTGAAGCACTCAAAGAACTGACCGAGCAAGCTATGGCTATGGTGGATGAGGAGTGGAACAAGGAATTGTTCATTGATCCAAAATCTGGAGAGCGTGCAGAAGCTTGGCTGAACCAATTGGGGGCAGGTCAAGACATTCAAAGCGCTGACGGTCAGGCTACAGGTCAACAGTATTTTTCCGCGACCCATGAGCAGTATAAGAACCAGCTTCTCAATCTGGGTCAGGTTACTGCTGCAGATGCGGCCTACAACCCATTTCAGTATGCTGATGGTAACGTCAATAATGTGCTGCAAGCAGCGGCTCACGATAGCAGCAGCTTAAATTCTGCAGATGCGGCCTATAAGCTGATCAATCAGCTGTATGGTGGTAATCATCAGGCATTTGTCGACGATGCCAAGGCTTTGGTGCCAACCTTGATGGGGCAATTCCAGGCAGCGAAAGATGATTTGCGGGCGATTCAGGATGCTAATCCGGGTATGTCCACCGAAGCACTTATGGCGACTCAGGCCTACCATGATCTGAAGCACCTCCAGCAATCTCTGCTATACAGCGCCAACCTGCTGAATAACCCTGCTCTGCCGCAGGATGATCTGGAGCTGGATGATATGCGCAGAGGGGTAAACCTTTATAACACCACCATCGCTCTTGGGCTAGGAAATGGCGCGAATAGACTGCCAAATATTAAGGTTCTAAATAGATTAGATGATTTGCTTGAGGCTAGGATAGTCAAACCTACAGAGAGTATGCCTATTGGGAAATTGCCTAGTGGCTATACTAGGAACGCGGATGGGAGCATAACTGGGCCACGAAATGGGAGATATGAACCTGTAGGTGCTGATGATAATGGTTTGCTTGTATATAAAGATAGCGGCGGTAGCTATTACTCGCTTTCAGGCGGAGTGAAGGTCAAAGTTCAAAATCCTGCGGGCCAACCAGATGTTAATATATTGCAGCATCGTGAACATCATGACACTTATGTTGCTGACATTAGCGCTCAGCTTCAATCTCAAGGCTACAGAGTTAAAAACGATGTTATGTTTACAAGTGCATGTTCATCAGATAGCTGTAAGCCTGATATTGTATTTGTTCGGCCTGGGCAGGAATTGGTTGGGGGGATTATCGAAATTAAAACGGGCAATGCCACGAATAGTAGTGGTCAAAGTTTTATTTACCCACAGGTGTCAAGCGGTGATGCGGTTCCGTCGGGTGCTCTCGCGCAAAGTCTTGGCTTGGATGCTGGTGTTCCTTTGAAAGATCAAGGCTATCCAAATGGTATCCCTGTTTATCAAATTACCGTTCCGGGATTGTAG
- a CDS encoding serine protease, with amino-acid sequence MMIRTLPLALSMLLASQVLQANTATPRIVGGVDADEDWHTLVALISKPLKAQAITNGWPSPVYEAQFCGGTLLSKDWVMTAAHCVTGQSSNDLEILVGSQTLDVDPSSALLKDVASIHIHPNYSSSTDRNDIALIRLSEPADPDAGGVSTAVLARAGTDRTLDSEPSYNEILSALGWGVISYEGANKDPEYPSLLQEVALDYLPNSTCQNLYNRNANSETIYGSMICARETNPDTGDAFGEDSCQGDSGGPLFVTLNPLNDSPQVGVTSFGYTCGDFTIPGVYTRVSSFLGWIEQVTSTQRPLRDLAIPADDQDYQGVATVPFSVTIANLGNRDATDFALKIEHGSSLTLTEQQAGLNCSNTSSTLMECSYTGSAVTGGSDLAMPFSATDALVRESGSETLSVTVTLDNHRDYHRLNDSGQITLDFGYPSISINAEPFCLNPGDSTVQVRVKATLVNASTQIHSVDTQLSGTLPESLTLIGKTSTNCSIDELRQFTCDLGKIEANNELVAILAVTAVPETLESIQVDVDNQNGFTNDSVLSQTVDLDFSREDLPTCPKIKTPVSTLRGGSSGGGAPAPGMLVLTMGLIYWRQRRRGH; translated from the coding sequence ATGATGATTCGGACACTTCCGCTGGCGCTCAGCATGCTGCTGGCCAGCCAAGTACTGCAAGCGAACACCGCCACACCACGCATTGTTGGCGGCGTAGACGCCGACGAAGACTGGCACACACTGGTTGCGTTGATCAGCAAGCCGCTAAAAGCCCAGGCCATCACCAACGGTTGGCCCTCACCGGTTTACGAGGCCCAGTTTTGTGGCGGCACCCTGCTCTCCAAAGACTGGGTAATGACCGCAGCCCATTGCGTAACGGGACAGTCCAGCAATGACCTGGAAATCCTGGTAGGAAGCCAAACCCTGGATGTGGATCCCTCAAGCGCATTGTTGAAAGATGTGGCCAGCATCCATATTCACCCCAACTACAGTAGCAGTACTGACCGAAATGATATCGCGCTGATTCGTCTCTCTGAGCCCGCGGATCCGGATGCTGGGGGAGTAAGCACTGCGGTACTGGCTCGAGCGGGTACGGATCGCACCCTGGATAGCGAACCCAGCTATAACGAGATTCTCTCGGCGCTGGGCTGGGGGGTCATCAGCTACGAGGGAGCGAATAAGGATCCTGAATACCCCAGCCTTCTACAAGAGGTTGCACTGGACTATCTGCCCAACTCTACCTGCCAGAATCTGTACAACCGCAATGCCAACAGCGAAACCATTTACGGATCGATGATTTGTGCCCGCGAAACCAACCCGGATACTGGCGATGCCTTTGGCGAAGACAGCTGTCAGGGCGATAGCGGAGGGCCTCTGTTTGTTACACTCAACCCATTGAACGACAGCCCTCAGGTGGGGGTCACCAGCTTTGGCTACACGTGCGGCGATTTCACTATTCCAGGCGTTTATACCCGGGTCTCCAGCTTCCTTGGCTGGATTGAACAGGTCACCTCCACCCAAAGACCACTGCGAGACCTGGCCATTCCTGCTGACGATCAGGATTACCAGGGGGTGGCCACGGTCCCCTTTTCGGTCACCATTGCCAACCTTGGCAACCGCGATGCAACAGACTTTGCTCTCAAGATTGAGCATGGCAGCTCGCTGACCCTGACGGAGCAACAAGCAGGCCTGAATTGCAGCAATACAAGCAGTACGCTAATGGAGTGCAGCTATACGGGAAGCGCCGTCACGGGCGGTAGCGATCTGGCAATGCCGTTTTCCGCCACGGATGCACTGGTGCGAGAGTCCGGCTCTGAAACCCTCTCAGTGACCGTCACACTGGACAACCATCGTGATTACCACCGCTTGAATGACAGCGGTCAGATAACGCTGGATTTCGGTTACCCATCGATCAGCATCAATGCAGAGCCGTTTTGCCTGAATCCGGGAGACAGCACTGTACAGGTGCGCGTCAAGGCGACACTCGTTAATGCCAGCACGCAGATTCATTCTGTGGACACACAATTGTCGGGCACCTTGCCAGAAAGCCTGACGCTGATTGGCAAAACTTCAACGAACTGTAGCATTGATGAGCTTCGTCAGTTCACCTGTGACCTGGGCAAGATAGAGGCGAACAACGAGCTGGTAGCCATTCTCGCGGTCACCGCCGTGCCCGAAACCCTGGAGTCGATACAGGTGGACGTGGACAACCAGAATGGCTTTACCAATGATTCCGTGCTGTCGCAGACCGTCGATTTGGACTTCAGTCGTGAAGACCTGCCCACCTGCCCCAAGATCAAGACACCGGTGAGCACCCTTCGCGGCGGAAGTTCTGGCGGCGGGGCACCCGCCCCGGGGATGTTAGTCCTGACGATGGGGCTGATCTACTGGCGGCAACGCCGCCGTGGTCATTAA
- a CDS encoding ShlB/FhaC/HecB family hemolysin secretion/activation protein, with amino-acid sequence MLPRDISIADISHTRYQTYLTANRFIKPLYGAVSIRLNGQYSDDALFPSERFSVASSAAVRGYRDISLSGNSAMAGTVQFDVYPPLTGPVSVTPFVAYDSGVVPGNSNEFGFARIDSATTGVRLGYRSLSFTTEVSWPMEQHSTELTDSEYTLHASLYAEI; translated from the coding sequence ATGTTGCCGAGGGATATCTCGATTGCCGATATCTCGCACACGCGATATCAGACATATCTTACAGCCAATCGCTTCATAAAGCCGTTATATGGTGCAGTGTCGATCCGTTTGAACGGGCAGTACAGCGATGACGCCTTGTTCCCGTCCGAACGGTTCTCCGTCGCGTCCAGCGCGGCGGTCAGGGGGTATCGGGATATTTCTCTTAGCGGTAACTCCGCCATGGCGGGCACCGTACAGTTTGATGTTTATCCGCCGCTTACCGGGCCGGTCTCGGTTACCCCGTTTGTTGCCTACGACTCCGGGGTTGTACCTGGCAACAGCAATGAGTTTGGGTTTGCGCGTATTGACTCGGCCACCACGGGCGTCCGGCTGGGTTACCGCAGTTTGAGCTTCACGACTGAAGTGTCCTGGCCCATGGAACAACATTCAACGGAACTGACAGACAGCGAGTACACGCTTCATGCCTCACTCTATGCCGAAATCTGA
- a CDS encoding transposase: MTRARYTQVSLDSTSCYHCICRCVRRAFLCGKDHYSGQDYEHRRQWVVDRLSVLAEVFAIDLCAYAVMSNHYHLVLRINQQKALSWSDREEAERWMQLFSGPLIVKRWLKGEAEDAESLKAEEIVFQWRERLYDMGWFMKCLNEYLARRANEEDCCKGRFWESRYKCQALLDEKAVLQCMAYVDLNPVRADMAGSPITRLSSSVQKPSAKVMRTIS, encoded by the coding sequence ATGACTCGCGCTCGTTATACCCAGGTATCCCTGGATTCAACGTCTTGCTATCACTGTATCTGTCGCTGTGTTCGGCGGGCCTTTCTTTGTGGCAAGGACCATTATTCCGGGCAGGATTATGAGCATCGCCGCCAGTGGGTTGTGGATCGTCTGTCGGTGTTGGCAGAGGTGTTTGCGATTGACCTATGTGCTTATGCGGTGATGTCCAATCACTACCACCTTGTACTACGCATCAACCAGCAGAAAGCCTTGTCCTGGTCGGATCGAGAAGAGGCTGAGCGCTGGATGCAGCTCTTCAGTGGCCCTCTCATCGTCAAGCGCTGGCTTAAAGGGGAGGCCGAGGATGCGGAATCCCTCAAAGCAGAAGAAATCGTCTTTCAATGGCGTGAGCGGTTGTACGACATGGGCTGGTTCATGAAATGCCTGAACGAGTACCTGGCCAGACGAGCCAATGAAGAGGACTGCTGTAAGGGGCGTTTCTGGGAAAGCCGCTACAAGTGCCAGGCGTTGCTGGATGAAAAGGCGGTGCTGCAGTGCATGGCCTATGTGGATCTCAACCCTGTAAGGGCGGATATGGCGGGGAGTCCGATTACACGTCTATCCAGCAGCGTTCAGAAGCCTTCAGCCAAGGTGATGAGGACAATAAGCTAA